A region from the Rosa rugosa chromosome 6, drRosRugo1.1, whole genome shotgun sequence genome encodes:
- the LOC133713617 gene encoding DNA-directed RNA polymerases II and IV subunit 5A-like, whose translation MHRLLPLHATLQSTMLLLPYLRRFLAAISQHLHHRFDSISELLVNVTKHVLQPKYEILTAEEKKHLLRKYKLEDKKIEQPLMRNFVSNCSRL comes from the exons ATGCACCGACTCTTGCCTCTGCACGCGACCCTCCAATCCACGATGCTGCTGCTCCCTTACCTTCGTCGATTTTTGGCCGCCATCTCGCAACACCTCCACCACCGCTTTGATTCA ATTTCTGAACTGCTGGTCAATGTTACAAAGCATGTTTTACAGCCAAAGTATGAGATACTTACGGCTGAAGAAAAGAAACATCTGCTAAGGAAGTACAAGTTGGAAGACAAGAAG ATCGAGCAACCACTTATGAGAAATTTTGTATCAAACTGCTCAAGGCTTTGA